Within the Candidatus Binataceae bacterium genome, the region GCCGCAGCCGCGCCACCGCGCGGCTGCGGCGGCGGCAGGGCGGCCATCAGCGAAGCATCCATCTCAACTGTTCCGTCGGTCGTCAGCAGCGAGCCTACGCCAGCGTTGAAAAGCGGGTGGTCCTCCAGGACGCGCACCACCGCGACCACCGCGTCAAGCGCGCTGCCGCCGGCGCGCAGGATGTCCGCGCCGGCCGCGGCCGCCGCCAACATCCCGCGCCGGCGCTCTGGGCGCTCGAAGGCCGGGCCGCGGCCGCCGGCGCCGCCGTGTGCGACGAGCGCCGGGACTATGCGGGCCTGCTCCACGTCAGTTGGCCGAAAACTTGGCCGGAGAGTCGGCACGCGGATCGGGCGGACGGCGCGCCCAGATAAAAAGCCGGCGGAAATTGAAAATCAAAGGACCGCCCGTGCCATACGCCTTTTCCAGCCGCGCCGTCAGAGCCTCGACGAAAGGCTCCCGCTCCGTGGCCTCGAGCCGATCGACGTAGCGACGCAGCACGGTTGCCCGGCACCATTCGACGATCTCGGCAGGCGAGCCCATCGGGTGATGGTACGTGCGATAATAACAATCGATCCCGGTGAACCCGATCTCGGCGAGCATGCGACGATAATCCTCGGGCGCCGCAACCGTGGCCGAGGGCGGCCTGACGCCCGCGAGCGCCTCGCGCCACGGCTCCTCGCTCGCCATCGCGCTCAGCGTTACCTGCGCGGTCTCCTGATCGTTGGCGGGCACCTGGACGATGAGCCGTCCACCGGGCGCGAGCGCCAAGAAGCAGCGCGTGAAGATCTCGCGATGCTCCGTCGTCCACTGCAGCGCCGCGTTGGAGAAGATCATCGAGTACTCGCGCGGATGTTCCTCCTGGGCGTTGAACTGGCGGATATCGCCAAGGGCAAAGTCGAGCCGCGCGCGCAGGGCCGGTTCCACTTCCTCGCGTGTCTTGAGCGCGCGATCGATCATCGCGGGCGACGAGTCGATCCCAAGCGTCGCGGCGCCGGGATAGCGGCGCGCAAGCTCCGCGGTGTTCTCGCCGGTGCCGCAGCCCAGATCGACGATGCGGACGCGTTCCGCGGCCTGCGCGAGAGTGTCGCCGGCCTCGAGCCGCGCGAGGATCTCCTTGAAAGGCTCGTCACGATAGCCGCGAAATCTGTGGTAAAGGTCGGGATCCCAGTCGTTCATGGAGGCATGCTCAAAGGCAGCATAGGGAGCGCCGTCTTATCGAACAAGGCGCGCCCGGAAAGCGTGCTGGCGCGACGCTGACTCGCCGCTGTAGCTCAGTAGCCGAGCGCCGGGTCCACCTGATTTAGCAGCGGCTGGCCTGCGGCAAAGCGCCGCAGGTTGTCGGCAAAGAGTTCGCAGCAGGTTTCGACGTAACCTCTGAAAGAGCCCGACATGTGAGGCGTAAGGATCGTGTTCTCCATCGACCACAGCGGGCTGTCGGCCTCCAGCGGTTCGCGCTCGAAGACGTCGAGGCCGGCTCCGCCGATCCGGCCCGCGCGCAGCGCCTCGATTAGCGCTCCCTGGTCGACGACCTCGCCACGCCCGACGTTGACCAGGTAGGCATGCGGCTTCATCGCGGCAAACTCCCGCTCGCCGATAAAGCCGCGCGTCGCTTCGGTGAGCGGCAGAGTCACCGTGACGTAGTCGCACTCGGCGAGCATCTCGACGACTTCGCCCGGGCCGTAAAAGCGCTCCGGGATGGCGCCGTCGGGATCGCCGAGTCCGGGCGGCGTCCATCCTTCGTCACGGCGCGCGGCCGGATTGCGTTTGAGCGCGATCACCCGCATCCCCAGCGCCCGCCCCAGACGCGCCGTCTCGCGCCCGATCGAACCGTAGCCGATGACGCCGAGTGTGTGGCCGCGCATCGCATCGACCATTGACATGAAATCGCCCGAGCGGCGCCATTCGCGATTCATCTGCGCGCGGATGAGCAGGTGCAGCTTGTGCGCAAACGCGAGCATCGAGGCAATCGTGTACTCGGCCATCGTGGACGAATGGATTCCGCTGGAGGTGGTCAGCGCGACGCCGGCGCCGACCTGTCCCTTGAGCGCATGATCGGCCCCGGCGCTCAGCAGCTGAATCCATCCGAGGCCGGGCGCGATTCGCATCGTTTCGGGCGGGACGCGGAAGGTGAAAAGCACGTCGCAGCCGTTGGCCGAGCGCAGCAGTTCGGCCATCTCCTCGATCGTGCGGCATTGCCGATCGACGATTTCGGCGCCGGGAGCGGTTCGCTCGACTAGCGCGCGCTGCGGCGGCCGCAGTCCCACTGTGCTGACGATTTTCATCGCGCTGCCACTTTGGCACGCACCGTTCGCGCCCATCAAGTGCGCCACGATCCGGCTTGAGGCGAGATTCGGCGCGACTTATCATCATCAAGGACGCCGCGCTGATCCGGCCTTCGACACGACCTTATGACGATGGACTTTGGTCGCCTCGCTCTTTGTTCAACGCTTGCCGCGCTCTTCCTGTGCGCGAGGCCGGCGCTTGCGCAGACTCAAGACGCCGCCAAGAGCATCCCGGCCGGCGGCGACCAAACGCTCGTGTTGCCGTCGTCGGCGGCGGCGGGTCCGGCGCCAGCGCGGCCGAAATTCGAACCGCCCCAACCCTCCGAAAAAACTCCGGCCGAGCAGGCTCCGGCCGACCAGGAAGCGCCGGAACCTGAACTCGGCTCCGACAACGCTCCGCTGCCCGCGGATTTACCCGCGCCCGAAAATAATGGACCGCGCCCGTATCTCGGGATCACGGTGCTGTACGCGGTTACGACCCGCGACGGACAAAAGGTCAGCGGACTCGAAGTAATGGACGTTGACGAGAATAGCCCGGCCGCGCGCGCGGGGCTCAGGGGACGCACGCCGATGACCACAACCGGCGCGACTGGCGCTACCGTGGGGGAATTGCTCGGACCGCTGGACGGGGCGCTCAGACCGCTGCTCGCCAAATCGGGCCAGCTGGGGCAGGATGGCGACCTAATTGTCGCGATCGACGACCATCGCGTGACCAGCGACTCCGACCTGCCCGACCATCTCGCGCGGCTCCATCCCGGCGACATCATTTATCTGACCGTGCTGCGCCAGCAGCGCGGCGGATCGTACAAAGCGGTCAAACTGCCGATTACGCTGAGCTTGCGAAAGAGCGCGAAAGCGGTCCCGTAAGCTCGCGCAGCAGGCGGCCCGTGCAACCGCACCGCCCGCCTCTGCTACAATCACGGGATCGTTGCCCCAAAATCTCATCGTTGGTTCAATCCCTGGTTCGAAGACCGCGTCGCACGAAGCTCTAGGAGCGAAAGGCCACAGCGAAGGTTGATTTGGAACGGAGTCTGAAAGAAGCGGCGAGCGAGCTCAAGGCGCGGCTCGACGGCGGCGGCGCCAGCCGTTTTCCGCTGATGGGCCTCAAGGGCGTGGCGGGAGCGCTGATGCTGCGCGAGGCAGCGCTCGGCTTCGGCCGTCCGATCCTGGTGGTCACCGCGCTCGCGCGCGAGGCCGAAGCGCTCGCGAGCGAGGTCGCATTCTTGCTGGATGAGGCGCCCGACCGCGACCCGCTCGCGCGCCGGGTCCATCTGCTGCCCGCCTGGGAACTCAAGCCGTTCGCGCATCTTTCGCCGCCGCCGCAGACGCAGGCGGCGCAGCTTGCGGCGCTGTACGCCGCATTGCGCAGCGAAACCCCGATGCTCGTCGCGTCGGTGGAAGCGCTATTGATGCGCACGCTGCCGCGGCCGGTGTTCGAGTCCGCGGTGATGCGAATTGCGCCCGCCGACACGCTCGACCTCGAAGCGCTCGTCGACGCGCTCAGCGGGGCTGGCTACCAGCGCGTGCCTCAAACCGAAGAGCCGGGCGATTTCAGCGTGCGCGGCGGAATCATCGACATTTTCTCGCCGCTCTATCAGAACCCCGTGCGGATCGAGCTCGAAGAGGACATCGTGACCTCGGTGCGCCAGTTCGATCCGGCCTCCCAGCGGTCGCTCGGCGAGACGCGCGAGGCGATCGTGATTCGCACGCGCCTGGTGCCGCCGCTCGCGCTGAAGGACGACAAAGTGCGCGAGCGCGTGGCGCTGCGCGCGAGCGAAATCGGCCTGGTGCGCAAGGAACTGGCAGAGCTCAGCGACTCGCTGACAAACGGACTCCTGTTTCCCGGCGCCGAGCTGCTGACGCCGCTGCTGTTCGGTCAGGCGCTCGACACCGTCTTCAGCTATCTCCCGGCGGCTACGGTCGGATGGATCGTCGAGCCGGGCCGCGTGCTGGCCGAGGCGATCAGGCTGGCGGAGCAGACCGCCGCCGCGGCCGAGGCTGCCCAGAGCAAGCCCTCCTTCTATCCGCCGCCGGAATCTCTCTACCTCGACGCCGACCAATTTGAAGACGCGCTCGGCGCGATGACCGCGATCGAAGTCGGATCGCTGGTTACGCTCGCCGCGCCGCGCGAGGGATGGGCGCCCGCGATCGAGGTCAAGTGTCAGCCGAGCCTCAAGCTCGGCGCGAGCACGCTCACGGGACAGCGCACGCCGCCGAGCTTCGAGCCGCTCGCCGCCGAATTGCGCGAGGTGCAACGCGGACAGGGCCGCGCGCTGTTGGTGGTCGAAGGCGCGAGCCAGGCCGCGCGCCTGCGCCGCCATCTGGAGGCTTACGATCTCGCGGTCAACACCGAGTGCAAGAGCTTCGGCGCGCTGCTGGAGTGGCCCGACTTCCGCCCCGCGATCATGGAGGGCGAGATCTCATCCGGCGCCGTCCTGCAGGCCGACGGGCTCTACGTTTACAGCGAAGAGGACGTCTTTGGCGAGCCGCGCGTGCGAAGACGCTCGCGGCCGGTCGCCAAGGGCGCCCTGCTGAACCTGGAGGAGCTCAGGCCCGACGACGTCGTGGTGCACATCGACCACGGAATCGGACGCTACCGGGGGCTCCGTCACCTGAAGGTCGCGGGAACCGAAGGCGATTTTCTAGCGCTCGAGTATGCCGCCGGCGACACGATGTACGTCCCGGTCGAGCGCATCAACCTCGTCCAGCGCTACATCGGCGGCGACGGCCAGGAGCCCAAGCTCGACAAGCTCGGCAGCGGCTCGTGGGACAAGGTCAAGCGGCGCACCAAGGAAGCGGTGCTCGCGATGGCCTCCGACCTGCTCGACGTTTACGCCGCGCGCGAGGTGATGGAGGGCCACGCCTTCCCGCATCCGGGCGCCGACTACGCCGAGTTCGCCGAGCGCTTCGAGTTCGAGGAGACGCCCGATCAGCTCGCCGCGATCGACGAGGCCGTGCGCGACATGTGCCGGGCCAAGCCGATGGACCGGCTGATCTGCGGCGACGCCGGCTTCGGCAAGACCGAGGTCGCGCTGCGCGCCGCGTTCATCGCGGTGATGGACGGGCGGCAGGTGGCGATGCTGGTACCGACAACGGTGCTCGCGGAGCAGCACTGGAACACGATGCGCAAGCGCTTCGACGGCTACCCGGTGCGAATCGAAATGGTCTCGCGCTTCCGCAACGCGCGCGAGAACAAGGCGGTCATCGACGACGTCCGCAGCGGCAAGGTCGATATCGTGGTCGGAACCCATCGCCTGCTCCAGGACGACGTTGAGTTCCCGCGGCTCGGCCTGCTGATCGTGGACGAGGAGCATCGTTTCGGCGTGGCCGACAAGGAGCGGGTAAAGCGGCTGCGCAAACTGGTCGACGTGCTGACGCTCACCGCGACCCCGATTCCGCGCACGCTGCATATGGCGATGCTCGGGATCCGGGATCTCAGCGTGATCCAGACCCCGCCGCCCGACCGCCAGGCGATCCGCACCTTCGTCGCCCACTTCGACGACGGTCTTCTGCGCGAAGTCATCATGCGCGAGCTCAACCGCTCCGGGCAGGTGTTCTTCGTGCACAACCGGGTCGAGAATATCGAGTACGTCGCGCGCCACCTGCGCGCGATCGTGCCCGAGGCGAAGGTGGCGATCGCGCACGGCCAGATGAAGGAGCGTCAGCTCGAGGACGTGATGCGCGAATTCATCGAAAACCGCGTCAACCTGCTGGTGTGTTCGGCAATCATCGAGTCGGGACTCGACATTCCCAACGCCAACACCATGATCATCAACCGTGCCGACCATTTCGGCCTGGCGCAGCTCTACCAGCTGCGCGGACGAGTCGGACGCTCGCGCCAGAAGGCTTACGCCTATCTGCTGATCCCGGGCGAGCACATCATCACCCGCGACGCCAAGAAGCGCATCGACGCACTGCGCGAACTGGTCGAGGCCGAAAGCGGCGGCGGCTTCAAGCTCGCGATCCGCGACCTCGAGCATCGCGGCGCGGGCAACCTGCTCGGGCGCGAACAGTCGGGTCAGATCACTGCAGTCGGCTTCGAGCTGTACACGGAGATGATGGAGCAGGCGATCCACGAGCTGCGCGGCGAACCGCAGCGGCCCGATTTCGAGCCCGAGCTGAGGCTCGGCATTCCCGCATACATCCCCGACAGCTTCGTGCCCGACGAGGGCGAGCGCCTGGTGCTGTACCGGAGGATGGCGCGGGCTGCAGCACGGGCGGACCTCGATGCGCTCCGCGAAGAAATGCGCGACCGCTTCGGACCGCCGCCGACGCTGGTTGACAACCTTCTCGCCGCGATGGATTTGCGCCGGCGCATGCGCGAGATGATGATCCTGAGCGCGATTCTCAAGGGCGACCAGCTCGAGGTGAAATTCCATCCTGACGCGCCCGTGGATACGGGCCGCCTGGTCGCCCTGACCGAGGCCAACCGCCGCCGGATGCGCCTTAGCCCGTCGTTTCAGGTGGCGGTGCGAATCGAAACCGGCGCCGGCGAGACGGGCAACAACTACGAGCTGTTGTTCGAGCAACTCGACGGCGTCTTGCAGGCCCTGATGGCCTGTGAAAAATTGGAGGCCGTGCCGGGTAGCCCCGCCGGGCCGCTCGCCAGTTAGACCATGAGCCAGAATCGTTTTCGCATGCGCCTGGGCGCCGCGGCGTTGATCGCCGCCTGCCTCGGAGTTGGCCTGACGGCGGCGCCGCGCGCCGCGCGCGCGCAGGACGACGTCGATCGCGTGGTAGCCAGCGTCGACGGCGATCCAATCACGGTCCACGACCTCAGGGCCTTTGCCGCGGTCAACAAGGTAGCGCTGAGCGATCCGGACGACGTGAACTCGCCGGAGACCAAGGCCGTTCTGAAAGGGGTGATCTCCGAACGCCTGCTCGCAAACGAGGTCAAGAAATACAAAGATATGGTCGAGGAACGCCAGATCGACGCGTACATCCTGGACTTCGAGCAGGCCAACGGGCTCACCGAGGCGCAGCTTCGCGCGCAGCTTCAGAAAGAGGGCCACACCTATGAGGAGTTCCGCAAACACGCCCGGCTGGAACTGCAAAAGATGATCATGATCCAGAAGGAGGTGCGGCAGAAGGTCAACATCTCGCCCGACGAGGTCAAGGCCTACTACGACACCCATCACAGCGAATTCGCCGTCGGCAAGGAAAGCTTCAAAGTCGCGCAAATCCTGATCGCGTTGCCGCCCAACCCCACACCGCAGCAGGTCGCAGCGGCGCAGACCAAGGCCGACAGCATCCGCAAGCAATTGGCCGGCGGCGCCGACTTCGGCAAGCTCGCGCGCCAGTACTCCGACGACGATTCCAAGAGCCAGGGCGGCGAGTTGGGCGACTTCTCGCGCGGCGACATGATCGACGCCATCCAGAATGCGATCGATCAGATGAAGGTCGGCGATATTTCCCAGCCGATTCGGACCGAGCACGGCTTCCACATCGTCAAACTCGAGGCGCATGAGCAGACCGGCACCAAACCCTTCTCCGAGGTCGCCGGCGAGATTCGCGAGAGGCTGATAAGCCAGAAAGCGCAGGCGCAATTCGCGACCTGGGTTGACAACGATCTCGTCAAGCAGCACTACATCGAAACCTTCAACTAGCGTGACACGCCGGATGCCATCGAGGCCGGAGGCGCCCGCAACGCTGGCGCTAAGCATGGGCGATCCGGCCGGCATCGGCCCCGAAGTCATTCTGAAAGCGGCGGGCGCGATCGCCAAGCGGCGCGGCGCCCCGGCGCTGCTCGTGATCGGCGACGCAGGCGCGATGCGCGCCGCCGCGCGCCGCTTGCGCGGCGTGCCCGAGCCGCGGCCGTGGCATCCGGGCGACGCGCCCGTTCGTCCAACCGAAGGGCTGGCGGTGCTCGAAGTCGGACGGCTTGGCCGGGCCGCGCTCAGGCCGGGAAAGCCAAGTGTCGAGGGCGCAGACGCCGCCTACCGCTACATTGTCGAAGGGGCGCGGATGGCGATGGCGGGCGAGGTTGCCGCGCTGGTGACCGCGCCGATCAACAAGGAATGGCTCAACCGCGCCGGCCATCGCTTCCCCGGCCATTCCGAGCTGCTGGCGGAGCTCAGCCGCGCGCGGCTTTGGCGGATGATGTTCGTGGGCGACCGGTTGCGGCTGGCGCTGGTGACGGTACACATCGGACTCGCGCGCGTTTCGCGCGCGCTCAGCAGCCAGGGCGTGTTCGATACGATCCGGCTGCTCGCGCGGCATCTTCGAGAGCGCCTGCATCTGGAGCGGCCGCGCGTCGGGGTGCTCGGCTTCAATCCGCATGCCGGGGAAAACGGGCTCTTCGGCGACGAGGAGGCGCGCGCGATCCTCCCGGCGATCCGCCGCGCCCGGCGCGCCGGCATCGACGCCCAGGGACCGCTCGCACCCGACACCGCATTCATCCGTCAGGCCGGGAAATTCGGCTTCGACGCGGCGGTCGCGATGTATCATGATCAGGGCCTGATCGCGCTCAAGACGCTGGAATTCGAACGCGCGGTGAACGTCACCCTGGGATTGCCCTTCGTGCGCACCTCGCCTGATCACGGGACCGCGTATGGTATAGCGGGAAGCGGCGCGGCGAACGCCGCGAGCATGCTTGCGGCCATTGAATACGCCTGGCGCGCGGCGAACGCCGGGCGCACGAGGGCCGAAAGGGAAACCATCGGCGCCTGAAATGGGGCGGCGGCGAATCGCGATGGCAGATCGAATCGTTATCAAGGGCGCGCGCGAGCACAATCTCAAGAATAT harbors:
- a CDS encoding isoaspartyl peptidase/L-asparaginase; this encodes MEQARIVPALVAHGGAGGRGPAFERPERRRGMLAAAAAGADILRAGGSALDAVVAVVRVLEDHPLFNAGVGSLLTTDGTVEMDASLMAALPPPQPRGGAAAA
- the mfd gene encoding transcription-repair coupling factor, whose translation is MERSLKEAASELKARLDGGGASRFPLMGLKGVAGALMLREAALGFGRPILVVTALAREAEALASEVAFLLDEAPDRDPLARRVHLLPAWELKPFAHLSPPPQTQAAQLAALYAALRSETPMLVASVEALLMRTLPRPVFESAVMRIAPADTLDLEALVDALSGAGYQRVPQTEEPGDFSVRGGIIDIFSPLYQNPVRIELEEDIVTSVRQFDPASQRSLGETREAIVIRTRLVPPLALKDDKVRERVALRASEIGLVRKELAELSDSLTNGLLFPGAELLTPLLFGQALDTVFSYLPAATVGWIVEPGRVLAEAIRLAEQTAAAAEAAQSKPSFYPPPESLYLDADQFEDALGAMTAIEVGSLVTLAAPREGWAPAIEVKCQPSLKLGASTLTGQRTPPSFEPLAAELREVQRGQGRALLVVEGASQAARLRRHLEAYDLAVNTECKSFGALLEWPDFRPAIMEGEISSGAVLQADGLYVYSEEDVFGEPRVRRRSRPVAKGALLNLEELRPDDVVVHIDHGIGRYRGLRHLKVAGTEGDFLALEYAAGDTMYVPVERINLVQRYIGGDGQEPKLDKLGSGSWDKVKRRTKEAVLAMASDLLDVYAAREVMEGHAFPHPGADYAEFAERFEFEETPDQLAAIDEAVRDMCRAKPMDRLICGDAGFGKTEVALRAAFIAVMDGRQVAMLVPTTVLAEQHWNTMRKRFDGYPVRIEMVSRFRNARENKAVIDDVRSGKVDIVVGTHRLLQDDVEFPRLGLLIVDEEHRFGVADKERVKRLRKLVDVLTLTATPIPRTLHMAMLGIRDLSVIQTPPPDRQAIRTFVAHFDDGLLREVIMRELNRSGQVFFVHNRVENIEYVARHLRAIVPEAKVAIAHGQMKERQLEDVMREFIENRVNLLVCSAIIESGLDIPNANTMIINRADHFGLAQLYQLRGRVGRSRQKAYAYLLIPGEHIITRDAKKRIDALRELVEAESGGGFKLAIRDLEHRGAGNLLGREQSGQITAVGFELYTEMMEQAIHELRGEPQRPDFEPELRLGIPAYIPDSFVPDEGERLVLYRRMARAAARADLDALREEMRDRFGPPPTLVDNLLAAMDLRRRMREMMILSAILKGDQLEVKFHPDAPVDTGRLVALTEANRRRMRLSPSFQVAVRIETGAGETGNNYELLFEQLDGVLQALMACEKLEAVPGSPAGPLAS
- the pdxA gene encoding 4-hydroxythreonine-4-phosphate dehydrogenase PdxA; amino-acid sequence: MPSRPEAPATLALSMGDPAGIGPEVILKAAGAIAKRRGAPALLVIGDAGAMRAAARRLRGVPEPRPWHPGDAPVRPTEGLAVLEVGRLGRAALRPGKPSVEGADAAYRYIVEGARMAMAGEVAALVTAPINKEWLNRAGHRFPGHSELLAELSRARLWRMMFVGDRLRLALVTVHIGLARVSRALSSQGVFDTIRLLARHLRERLHLERPRVGVLGFNPHAGENGLFGDEEARAILPAIRRARRAGIDAQGPLAPDTAFIRQAGKFGFDAAVAMYHDQGLIALKTLEFERAVNVTLGLPFVRTSPDHGTAYGIAGSGAANAASMLAAIEYAWRAANAGRTRAERETIGA
- a CDS encoding methyltransferase domain-containing protein — encoded protein: MNDWDPDLYHRFRGYRDEPFKEILARLEAGDTLAQAAERVRIVDLGCGTGENTAELARRYPGAATLGIDSSPAMIDRALKTREEVEPALRARLDFALGDIRQFNAQEEHPREYSMIFSNAALQWTTEHREIFTRCFLALAPGGRLIVQVPANDQETAQVTLSAMASEEPWREALAGVRPPSATVAAPEDYRRMLAEIGFTGIDCYYRTYHHPMGSPAEIVEWCRATVLRRYVDRLEATEREPFVEALTARLEKAYGTGGPLIFNFRRLFIWARRPPDPRADSPAKFSAN
- a CDS encoding PDZ domain-containing protein; translation: MDFGRLALCSTLAALFLCARPALAQTQDAAKSIPAGGDQTLVLPSSAAAGPAPARPKFEPPQPSEKTPAEQAPADQEAPEPELGSDNAPLPADLPAPENNGPRPYLGITVLYAVTTRDGQKVSGLEVMDVDENSPAARAGLRGRTPMTTTGATGATVGELLGPLDGALRPLLAKSGQLGQDGDLIVAIDDHRVTSDSDLPDHLARLHPGDIIYLTVLRQQRGGSYKAVKLPITLSLRKSAKAVP
- a CDS encoding peptidylprolyl isomerase produces the protein MSQNRFRMRLGAAALIAACLGVGLTAAPRAARAQDDVDRVVASVDGDPITVHDLRAFAAVNKVALSDPDDVNSPETKAVLKGVISERLLANEVKKYKDMVEERQIDAYILDFEQANGLTEAQLRAQLQKEGHTYEEFRKHARLELQKMIMIQKEVRQKVNISPDEVKAYYDTHHSEFAVGKESFKVAQILIALPPNPTPQQVAAAQTKADSIRKQLAGGADFGKLARQYSDDDSKSQGGELGDFSRGDMIDAIQNAIDQMKVGDISQPIRTEHGFHIVKLEAHEQTGTKPFSEVAGEIRERLISQKAQAQFATWVDNDLVKQHYIETFN
- a CDS encoding D-2-hydroxyacid dehydrogenase, producing MKIVSTVGLRPPQRALVERTAPGAEIVDRQCRTIEEMAELLRSANGCDVLFTFRVPPETMRIAPGLGWIQLLSAGADHALKGQVGAGVALTTSSGIHSSTMAEYTIASMLAFAHKLHLLIRAQMNREWRRSGDFMSMVDAMRGHTLGVIGYGSIGRETARLGRALGMRVIALKRNPAARRDEGWTPPGLGDPDGAIPERFYGPGEVVEMLAECDYVTVTLPLTEATRGFIGEREFAAMKPHAYLVNVGRGEVVDQGALIEALRAGRIGGAGLDVFEREPLEADSPLWSMENTILTPHMSGSFRGYVETCCELFADNLRRFAAGQPLLNQVDPALGY